One Gemmatimonadota bacterium genomic window, GCGGATAAGCGCCAGCCGGGCATCCTGGAGCGTTACGTCTCCGGTCCACCAGGGTACGAGGTACGTGGCGCGCAGGTGTTCGACGCCGGGCAGATCGACGGTCACGCCCCTAACCAGCAGACTGGCGATGCCCCGCGCCCATTCGTTCTGGAAATCCGTCGGTCCGAAGAACGAGATGACGCCCGCGATACGCTCGTCCCGGATCCCCATGAGCATGGCCACGCCGCCTCCTCTGCTGGCGCCCACTGCGAAGTACCGGCCGGTCTGGGCTTCCGGAATCGTTTCCATGGTGAGGTTGACCAGCCCCAGCGCGTCGTCCACGTCGCGGTCCCACGGACTGGCCGGACCATCCGACAACCAGGACCGGTCATCGTATCTGAGTGGTTCGTCGCGGAACGAAGGGATCACGTAGACGAAGTCGCCTGTCATTTCACCGAGGGCGACGGTCAATATCAAAAGCATGCTTTCCACCGTCACGCCGCCGTCGCCACCATGGGCGTATACCAAGATGGGGAGTTCCCCGGCGCCGGCACCGTCAGGCACGATGATGGCACCGAAATGGCGCAAACCATCGACCTGGTGCGATACGACCCGCAGGCTGGTCGGATGTTCGCCCATGTTGTAGACTTCTTCAAGCTCTACCATCCCACCGGCCGCCGAGAAGTCCCGCGAGGCCCAGTCGGCACGGACCGCCGACAATTCGTCCTCCTCGGCCGGGGCGAACAGGACGTCGAGCGAGTCTTCCACGGAGATCGCGTGACCGCTCACGTTTGCGGTCGCGCTCGAAGCGGTAACGGTCAGCGTCTGCAGTCCGGTCGTCGAACCCAGCGTCCAGTGGGTGGCGGCCATGCCGTCCGGGCCGGTTCCGACGGTTGTCGGTTCGGTAACGCCGTGGTTGGGAGAGAACAGGACGAGTGCGCCGGACAGGGGCTGTGCTTCCTCGTCGAGCACCTGGACCACGACCGGTTCCCGCAGGCTCGATCCGGCGAGCGCGCGCTGCCCGTCGCCGGAAACGACGTTTATCCTGGCGGCCCGGGGCGGATCCACGGGATCGGGCGACGTGGGGCCGTCTCCGCCGCAGGCAACCAGGACGGCCAGCGAAAGGAGCAGCGTGACCGGAGCAAGAATGCGCAGGCGGAAGCCCGCTGATCCGATGCCTGTCGATCCGGGGCTGGAGATGGATGCAGACCGCGATGGATTCTCAAATGGGCGCATATGCTGGTTCGGCGGAAAGTGCACAGGTATGTAAATAGCTTCGTACCGTACGGTGTACGCCTGGTATGTCGGCGGGCAGGTAATTTACGGTTCGGGCACGAAGATAGAAAGCAACAATTACCGTAGCCGGCAAAATTGTTGTGTTTTTTTAGTAATCGACCCTTGTAACCCGTTTGTTGCGTGCCTATCAACCTGTGTGTTGTACGCCTTTCAAGCTGCGTGTTGCGCGGTAATCTAGGAAGTAACGCTCGAGGCCGGAATGCGCCGGAGCCATAACAGGCACGCTATGCCCGCCATGGCCAATACGCCGTTGAAACTGAATACCAGAATCCACGCAGACTGCACGCCGGAGAGGTCGAGAATCGATCCCGCGACCACCGGTGCGCCGGTTCCCACGACGAACCCAATGAAGGACTGCACGGCCTGCGCGGAACCGACCAGGTTCCTCGGGGCGAGTTCCGTGACGGCCGTCGAGTAGATGGCGGAATCGGCCGCCGTGAAGAACCCGTAAAAGAAACCCAGCGCAATAAGCCAGGCAATAGGAAGTCCCACCAGCCACCCGGCGAGAAAAGAACAGAGACCGCTTACCGCGAAGATCAAAGTGGCCGTCCTGTTTCGCCCGAACCGATCCGACATCCATCCGCCCAACAGCACGCTGAAAATGCCCGTCATGAACATGAATCCGGCCAGGGTGGCGGCCCGCGATGCTGAGGCTTCCGAATCAAATCCCGTCATCATGAGTGCGGCGACGAGAAGCAGCGGCAGCCACAGGCGGGCCACGAAGAGCTCGGCGGTGTGCAGCGCATAGGCCATGATCACCAGCATCAGCCGGCGGTCACGAAGCGGCGCGAGGGACAGCCAGCCGACCTTCCCGCGGCCATCTTCGATTTTCGTCGAACCTGCACTCCGTCCTGAAACCAGAAATGCTGCGATAGCGATGCTTCCCAGACCGGGCAACGTGGTCGTTAGAAAAGCTGGCTCCCATCCGTCCAACCAGTCCAGCAAGATGCCCATGAAAACATACGAAACAGTCGTACCGGCGTAACCTGAGCTCACGAAGACGCCGACGGCCGTGGCCCGTCTACGGCCGGCAAACCGGTGCGACGCCAGGCGGATACCTGTGATGTAGACACAGACATGGCCGACTCCGTAGGCGAATCGCAACAGGCACGCGGTCCACAGCCCCTCGGCCAGAATAGGAAACAGGAATCCGCTGCACGCCGTCAATACAGCACCAAAAAACAGAATCCGAAATGGATTGAACCGATCGGTGAAAGGTACAAGGAGCAGAGACGAAACGGCATAGCCGGCCAGGTACGAGGAAAAGATCACGCCCGACTGTGTGTTGTTCAGTCCCCACGCCTCGCGAATGAAAGGAAGGGAAGCAACGTAGCTGGACGAGGACAGCAGGATGAGAAATAGTGTGGAGCTCAATCCCGCGAGCC contains:
- a CDS encoding MFS transporter produces the protein MSSTLFLILLSSSSYVASLPFIREAWGLNNTQSGVIFSSYLAGYAVSSLLLVPFTDRFNPFRILFFGAVLTACSGFLFPILAEGLWTACLLRFAYGVGHVCVYITGIRLASHRFAGRRRATAVGVFVSSGYAGTTVSYVFMGILLDWLDGWEPAFLTTTLPGLGSIAIAAFLVSGRSAGSTKIEDGRGKVGWLSLAPLRDRRLMLVIMAYALHTAELFVARLWLPLLLVAALMMTGFDSEASASRAATLAGFMFMTGIFSVLLGGWMSDRFGRNRTATLIFAVSGLCSFLAGWLVGLPIAWLIALGFFYGFFTAADSAIYSTAVTELAPRNLVGSAQAVQSFIGFVVGTGAPVVAGSILDLSGVQSAWILVFSFNGVLAMAGIACLLWLRRIPASSVTS